TTGCGGAACGGAACTGCTACCAGTTGCCGGTTTCTAGGTATTCGTTGATCGCGCGCGCGGCGTCGCGGCCGGCGCCCATGGCCAGGATCACCGTGGCGGCACCCAGCACAATGTCGCCGCCGGCGAAGACGCCTTTGACGGAGGTCTTGCCGGTTTCGCCTTGCGCGACGATCTTGCCGCGGTTGGTCTCCAGGCCCGGCGTGGTGCGCGGCACCAAGGGGTTGGGGCCGTTGCCGATGGCGACCACGACGGTGTCGGCGGCGTACAGGTGCTCGCTTCCGGGAACCTCGACGGGCTTGCGTCGGCCGTCGGGGCCGGGTTCGCCAAGTTCCATCTTCAAGCACTCGACGCCGGTGACTCGCCCGCGCTCGTCGCCGAGGTAGCGCAGTGGGTTGGTGAGCATGGTGAAGACCACGCCCTCTTCCTCCGCGTGGTGGATCTCCTCGGCGCGCGCCGGCATCTCGTCGGCCGAACGGCGGTAGATCAACCGCACTTCGTCGGCGCCCAAACGCAGCGCGCAGCGTGCGGCGTCCATGGCGACGTTGCCGCCGCCGACCACCGCGACACGCTTGCCGCGCACGACCGGCGTGTCGTTGTTCGGGAAGTCGTAGGCGCCCATCAGGTTCACGCGCGTGAGGTACTCGTTGGCCGAGTACACGCCGCCGAGGTTCTCGCCGGGGATGTCCATGAAGTAGGGCAGTCCTGCGCCGGCGCCGACGAAGATCGAGTCGAACTCCTCCAGCAGCTCGTCCACCGTGCGCGTGAGGCCGACGACGAAGTTGCAGATGATCTCGACGCCCATGCGCTGCAGGCCCTCGATCTCGGCGGCAACGATTGCCTTGGGCAGACGGAACTCGGGGATGCCGTACACGAGCACGCCGCCGGGCTTGTGGAGGGCTTCAAAGATGACGACTTTGTGGCCGGCGCGCGCCAGGTCGGCGGCACACGCGAGGCCCGCGGGACCGCTGCCGACGATCGCGACGCTCTTGCCTGTCGGGTCGGCGATGACCGGCGCGGGAGCGTTGCCTTGCGCGCGTTCCCAGTCGGCGACGTAGCGCTCCAGGCGCCCGATCGCGACCGGGCCCTTGGTGGCCTTGCCGCGTCCAACCTTGCACACAGCCTCGCACTGCTCTTCCTGCGGACACACGCGACCGCACACGGCGGGCAACAGCGTGGACTCACGAAGGATCGCCGCAGCACCGGCGAGGTCGCCGGCCTCGACCTTGTGTACGAAGCCGGGGATGTCGATCCCAACCGGGCAGCCGCTGATGCAGTCGGGCTTGGTGCAATAGATGCAGCGGTAAGCCTCGGCGAGAGCCTGCTCGATCTCGAGTCCGAGCGCGACTTCCTGGAAGTTGCGCGCGCGCGCGGACGGATCCTGGCACGGCATCTCTTGACGCACGGTCGCGTAGCGCTGCTTGAGGTCCTTCGGCGCGCGCTCCTTTTCGGTCTTCTCGCTCATCACGCGCGCACCCCCTCGGACGCACACGCGTGGAAGTGCTGCAACGACTCGGCTTCTTCTTCCTTGTAGAGAGCCTGGCGTCTTGTCATCTCGTCGAAGTCCACCTCGTGGCCGTCGAACTCGGGACCGTCCACACACACGAAGCGCGCATGGCCGCCGACTGTAACTCGGCACCCGCCGCACATCCCGGTGCCGTCCACCATCACGGGGTTCAGGCTGACCGCGGTCGGGATGTTCAGTTCCTTGGTGGTGAGCGACACGAACTTCATCATCGGGACCGGTCCGATCGCGACCACCTGATCGATCGTGCCGTACTCAGCGACCAGGTCGCGGATCGCGTCGGTCGCGAGGCCCTTCTTTCCTTCCGAGCCGTCGTCGGTGTAGACGCGCACCTCGTCGGATGCCGCGGCCATCTCGTCGCGGAAGAACAGCAAGTCCGATGTGCGCGCGCACAGCACCGAGATCACGCGCGCGCCGGCCGCCTTGTAGGCCTGCGCGATGGGGTGCACCGGAGCGATCCCGATACCGCCGCCGACGCACACGACCGTGGTGAGGTTCTCGATGTGGGTCGGAGATCCGAGCGGCCCGGCCACGTCGGCGATCACGTCGCCCTCTTTCAGCGCCGCGAGGCGCGCGGTGCTGGTGCCGACCTCCTGCACGACCAGGGTGATGCTGCCTTGGGCGGGATCGGCGTCGGCGATCGTGAGCGGGATCCGCTCCCCGCCTTCGGCGACGCGGATGATCACAAACTGGCCCGCCTTGCGCGACGCCGCCACGTTGGGAGCATGCACGCGGTACAGCGTGACCTTCGGCGCGAGGTCGCGCCGTTCGAGAATCCGATGGGCATCCTTAAAGATCTGCATGGTTGACTAGGCTCCTGCACCGCCTTCGCGGTGTTTATGGGTCCCTCGATGGTATCGTCCGGCCCTCCCGCGCGCTTTTCGGCCCAGGTGTGCGATACCACCGTGACAGCAGGTAATTCCTACCGTCATGGGCCGAAAGGCCTTGCATGGAAAGGCCTCCCGCGCGCCCCGACCGGCGAAGCGAAGGTGCGGTGAAGGCAGTCGTACACCTTCGAGGACCGACGCCTATTTGTGTCGTGTCTATTTTCTTGCCACTAGCGACACAACTTGCAGTAACATCAGCCCATGGCCGCCGATGGGCGAAGGGGACGAAGGAGCCGGGAAGACATCCACGCCCAGCTCACCACCGGCGTCGAGGAACTCCGACACCGCCTCGGTGGACTGCCATCCCCGATTGAAGCCGAGGACATCTGGGGCGACATCTGGTTCCAGGAGGCTCACAACTCCACGGCGATCGAGGGGAACACACTCGTTCTCCGAGAGGTCGAGATCTTGCTACGGGAGGGCAAGACCGTCGGCAGCAAGCAGCTCGCCGAGTACATGGAAGTCCACGG
This genomic interval from Actinomycetota bacterium contains the following:
- the gltA gene encoding NADPH-dependent glutamate synthase gives rise to the protein MPCQDPSARARNFQEVALGLEIEQALAEAYRCIYCTKPDCISGCPVGIDIPGFVHKVEAGDLAGAAAILRESTLLPAVCGRVCPQEEQCEAVCKVGRGKATKGPVAIGRLERYVADWERAQGNAPAPVIADPTGKSVAIVGSGPAGLACAADLARAGHKVVIFEALHKPGGVLVYGIPEFRLPKAIVAAEIEGLQRMGVEIICNFVVGLTRTVDELLEEFDSIFVGAGAGLPYFMDIPGENLGGVYSANEYLTRVNLMGAYDFPNNDTPVVRGKRVAVVGGGNVAMDAARCALRLGADEVRLIYRRSADEMPARAEEIHHAEEEGVVFTMLTNPLRYLGDERGRVTGVECLKMELGEPGPDGRRKPVEVPGSEHLYAADTVVVAIGNGPNPLVPRTTPGLETNRGKIVAQGETGKTSVKGVFAGGDIVLGAATVILAMGAGRDAARAINEYLETGNW
- a CDS encoding sulfide/dihydroorotate dehydrogenase-like FAD/NAD-binding protein codes for the protein MQIFKDAHRILERRDLAPKVTLYRVHAPNVAASRKAGQFVIIRVAEGGERIPLTIADADPAQGSITLVVQEVGTSTARLAALKEGDVIADVAGPLGSPTHIENLTTVVCVGGGIGIAPVHPIAQAYKAAGARVISVLCARTSDLLFFRDEMAAASDEVRVYTDDGSEGKKGLATDAIRDLVAEYGTIDQVVAIGPVPMMKFVSLTTKELNIPTAVSLNPVMVDGTGMCGGCRVTVGGHARFVCVDGPEFDGHEVDFDEMTRRQALYKEEEAESLQHFHACASEGVRA